Proteins co-encoded in one Oceanococcus atlanticus genomic window:
- the ribA gene encoding GTP cyclohydrolase II produces the protein MSPHVIQLKAESLLPTRFGQFRMQVFESTEDGKEQVALSMGEWQPSDAVLCRLHSECLTGDVLGSLRCDCGQQLEHALARIAAEGQGALLYLRQEGRGIGLANKIRAYALQDQGADTVEANEKLGFAPDHRDYAIALEMLKFLRIARVRLMTNNPRKIAALEAGGVDIVERLPHQCGANPHNESYLFTKAKKLGHMLDMSQARPASQSDEN, from the coding sequence GTGAGTCCCCACGTGATACAACTCAAGGCCGAATCGCTGCTGCCGACGCGTTTCGGTCAGTTTCGTATGCAAGTGTTCGAAAGCACTGAGGATGGCAAGGAACAGGTCGCCCTGAGCATGGGCGAATGGCAACCCAGCGATGCCGTGCTATGCCGTCTGCACTCGGAATGCCTGACCGGCGATGTACTGGGCAGCCTGCGCTGCGATTGCGGCCAACAACTCGAGCACGCGCTCGCTCGTATAGCAGCCGAAGGTCAAGGCGCGTTGCTGTATCTGCGCCAGGAAGGGCGCGGCATTGGGCTAGCCAACAAGATCCGGGCCTATGCGCTTCAGGATCAGGGAGCCGACACCGTAGAGGCCAATGAAAAGCTTGGCTTTGCACCTGACCACCGCGATTACGCTATCGCCCTGGAAATGCTCAAGTTCCTGCGCATTGCCCGCGTGCGCCTGATGACCAACAACCCGCGCAAAATCGCAGCGCTGGAAGCCGGGGGCGTGGACATAGTCGAACGCCTTCCGCATCAGTGCGGGGCCAATCCACACAACGAATCCTATTTATTCACCAAGGCCAAGAAGCTCGGACACATGCTGGACATGTCGCAGGCCAGGCCCGCATCGCAAAGCGACGAGAACTAA
- a CDS encoding quinone-dependent dihydroorotate dehydrogenase, with translation MSLFDLARGTLFRMDAESAHAATIQMMRRLPRMSARLMRADAALPRECMGLHFRNPVGVAAGLDKNGECINALAAMGFGFIEVGTVTPRPQDGNPRPRMFRLPEHEAVINRLGFNNKGVEYLCRQVEHARRDCVLGINIGKNATTPNERAADDYLHCLQRVYALADYVTINISSPNTKNLRDLQQGDALATLLQALSMKRDQLAVEHGRRVPLAVKLAPDMSAEQIQASAAIIADTELDAVIATNTTLSREGVAGHRYADENGGLSGKPLQNLSQRCFEQLRSALPEEIPMIGVGGIHDRESARQRFAAGAQLVQVYTGFVYHGPDLIESATQGAHDAALAETA, from the coding sequence ATGAGCCTGTTTGACCTCGCCCGCGGCACCCTGTTTCGCATGGATGCTGAGTCCGCCCACGCGGCGACCATACAGATGATGCGGCGCCTTCCGCGTATGAGTGCGAGGCTGATGCGCGCTGACGCAGCGTTGCCAAGAGAATGCATGGGGCTGCATTTTCGCAACCCGGTTGGGGTGGCCGCTGGGCTGGATAAGAACGGCGAATGCATCAATGCGCTGGCCGCCATGGGCTTCGGCTTTATCGAAGTCGGCACCGTGACACCGCGCCCGCAAGATGGAAACCCGCGCCCGCGCATGTTCCGATTGCCAGAACATGAAGCGGTGATCAATCGGCTCGGCTTCAACAACAAAGGTGTTGAGTATCTGTGTCGACAGGTTGAGCACGCACGTCGCGATTGTGTTCTGGGCATCAATATAGGCAAGAACGCAACCACACCCAACGAACGCGCTGCCGACGATTACCTGCACTGCCTGCAGCGTGTCTATGCGTTGGCCGATTACGTCACCATCAACATATCCTCGCCCAACACCAAGAACCTGCGTGATCTGCAGCAAGGTGATGCCCTGGCCACGCTGCTGCAGGCACTCAGCATGAAACGCGATCAGCTGGCTGTTGAACACGGCCGTCGCGTACCCCTCGCGGTCAAGCTTGCCCCCGACATGAGCGCCGAACAAATCCAGGCCAGCGCCGCCATCATTGCGGACACCGAACTTGATGCGGTGATCGCAACCAACACCACGCTGTCTCGCGAGGGCGTTGCAGGGCATCGTTATGCCGACGAAAACGGCGGACTCAGCGGCAAACCACTGCAAAACCTGTCACAGCGCTGTTTTGAGCAGTTGCGCAGTGCCTTGCCTGAGGAGATTCCAATGATTGGCGTAGGCGGTATTCATGACCGTGAATCCGCGCGCCAACGCTTCGCCGCCGGGGCGCAGCTGGTGCAGGTCTACACCGGATTTGTCTATCACGGCCCCGATTTGATCGAGAGTGCAACACAAGGCGCCCACGACGCCGCCCTGGCCGAAACCGCCTGA
- a CDS encoding nucleoside/nucleotide kinase family protein — MREYGFLFLLIASSEARGRRLMHGCQQALQVKDRALIAHRYTDRATAEDFELALPATDFDARREYGCFMLDWSHKETRFGLGVEVDRWLDGGLNVLCQASTGLIEPARRRYRHHTRVVYAPGGKDPMAWLERMLERRNPKVRQLGLGFEDTQTLNGPIEGLRLSSDVERAVTQLSGWMRLNSPPALVAA, encoded by the coding sequence TTGCGGGAATACGGCTTTCTGTTTCTTCTTATCGCCAGCAGCGAGGCGCGCGGGCGGCGGCTCATGCACGGCTGCCAGCAGGCTCTGCAAGTCAAAGATCGGGCGCTGATCGCACACCGCTATACCGATCGTGCCACGGCAGAAGACTTCGAACTGGCATTGCCGGCGACTGATTTCGATGCGCGCCGGGAATACGGCTGTTTCATGCTCGACTGGAGCCACAAAGAGACCCGTTTTGGATTGGGCGTCGAAGTTGATCGCTGGCTGGACGGCGGACTGAATGTGCTATGCCAGGCCTCTACCGGATTGATCGAGCCAGCTCGTCGCCGCTACCGCCACCATACCCGCGTGGTCTATGCGCCGGGTGGTAAAGACCCAATGGCCTGGCTGGAACGCATGCTGGAGCGCCGCAACCCCAAAGTTCGGCAGCTCGGCCTGGGTTTTGAGGATACGCAGACCTTGAATGGCCCAATAGAAGGTCTACGCCTGTCTTCGGATGTTGAGCGCGCGGTGACACAGCTAAGTGGCTGGATGCGCCTGAATTCACCACCGGCACTGGTGGCTGCGTGA
- a CDS encoding alpha/beta hydrolase family protein gives MDFNWNPPRKFYWEGAVIAAVGLMLLINLLHWHGAVALMTLPGALIMTGAGVGLLLWTGDSRLTQYAALGAVVTALALPFLALSGEALNALFFALALIAAYLAAARVSLYNYPRIAGAPDVAGHLKALAVIAMDEALMAWFKLVARAPRGQDAVRIADELARWEDYLGRTNWRNAPHAWHETPPDLIKVDSRDRRVMGKSFRHISFESGYAPDSDMPGATRWLSYENNRTAHAWVLEHAGAARPWLVCIHGYRMGSPMADLKVFDPDFFHHKLGLNVVCPILPLHGPRKKGLMSGEGYLEGDFIDFLHAERQAQWDIRRILSWLRLVKHAPRVGVYGVSLGGYNTALLAGLDDDLACAVAGIPVTDIAQTHWRHFPPLELKMMERHGVTLERVQKALSGVNPLNFPVKLESHRLGIYAGSVDTLVWPDQPLNLQKHWGSARLNWYDGSHMSFAGERAVTRTLTETFSNAGLMNNTA, from the coding sequence ATGGACTTCAACTGGAACCCGCCGCGCAAGTTCTATTGGGAAGGCGCGGTGATCGCCGCGGTCGGCCTGATGCTATTAATCAACCTGCTGCACTGGCACGGTGCGGTGGCTCTGATGACCCTGCCTGGCGCCCTGATCATGACCGGCGCCGGTGTCGGGCTGCTGCTGTGGACAGGCGATAGCCGGCTCACGCAGTACGCCGCTTTGGGTGCCGTTGTAACCGCGCTCGCCTTGCCGTTTCTGGCCCTGTCAGGCGAAGCCTTGAACGCCTTATTTTTCGCTCTCGCGTTGATCGCCGCCTACCTGGCCGCCGCGCGGGTCAGTCTTTATAACTATCCGCGAATCGCGGGCGCACCGGACGTTGCAGGTCATCTCAAAGCACTGGCCGTGATTGCCATGGACGAGGCCCTGATGGCCTGGTTCAAGCTGGTTGCCCGCGCCCCGCGAGGGCAAGATGCGGTGCGCATTGCCGATGAACTGGCACGCTGGGAGGACTATCTTGGTCGAACGAACTGGCGCAACGCCCCACACGCATGGCATGAAACCCCGCCGGACCTGATCAAGGTGGACAGCCGTGACCGGCGTGTTATGGGCAAGTCATTCCGCCACATCAGCTTTGAAAGCGGCTATGCGCCGGACAGCGACATGCCCGGGGCAACGCGTTGGTTGTCGTATGAGAACAATCGAACAGCTCACGCCTGGGTGCTGGAGCACGCTGGTGCTGCACGCCCCTGGTTGGTGTGCATTCATGGCTACCGTATGGGTAGCCCGATGGCTGATTTGAAAGTCTTTGACCCGGATTTTTTTCACCACAAACTCGGCCTCAATGTGGTTTGTCCCATACTGCCGCTGCATGGCCCGCGCAAGAAAGGCCTGATGTCGGGAGAAGGGTATCTGGAAGGCGACTTTATCGATTTCCTGCATGCGGAACGCCAGGCGCAGTGGGACATTCGTCGCATTCTCAGTTGGCTACGGCTGGTCAAACACGCGCCCCGCGTCGGCGTGTATGGCGTCAGTCTGGGTGGTTACAACACTGCTTTGCTGGCCGGCCTTGATGATGACCTGGCCTGCGCCGTGGCGGGCATTCCAGTCACCGACATCGCACAAACGCATTGGCGGCATTTTCCGCCGCTGGAACTAAAAATGATGGAACGCCACGGCGTTACCCTCGAGCGCGTGCAAAAAGCCTTGTCCGGCGTCAATCCGCTGAACTTCCCGGTCAAGCTGGAGTCGCACCGCCTTGGCATCTACGCCGGCAGCGTTGACACCTTGGTGTGGCCGGATCAGCCATTGAATCTACAAAAGCACTGGGGCTCAGCACGTCTTAACTGGTATGACGGCTCACATATGAGCTTCGCAGGCGAACGCGCCGTTACACGCACGCTGACAGAAACATTCAGCAACGCAGGACTGATGAATAACACCGCATGA
- the pepN gene encoding aminopeptidase N: protein MKQRQYLKDYRPSDWQIPHIQMHFDVQDAHVLVHTRMELVAVGDGTQTLELDGRQMALVEIRIDGEALSPEAYQCDDASLTIKAPGARFVLESTVKLDPFNNTSLEGLYAAGGILCTQCESHGFSRITYALDRPDVMSVFNVTIEADKGRYPILLANGERNAQQELPDGRHRVSWSDPHPKPCYLFAVVAGDMACKTRPYITSEGREVDIAFYCDHGIEERMDHAIDSLVRSMQWDEQRYGLAYDLNTYSVVVAGAFNMGAMENKGLNIFNPKYVLASPETATDADFAAVEAVIGHEYFHNWTGNRVTCRDWFQLSLKEGLTVFRDQQFSADCGAGPAQRIEQVKFLRARQFAEDAGPLAHPVRPESYVEMNNFYTVTVYEKGAELVRLLHALEGESGFRRGMDLYFERHDGQAVTIEDFLAAHGDANQLDISGLQRWYGQAGTPQVKITESWDNGHYTLDCEQSIPSNPSADAVLIPIRVSLLDSRGQAMIDGQVLRFDQPQQGFSFDLPERPVPVLFEALSAPVTWDYAYSQDQLKHIVRHAQDPFSRWEAAQRLYLIMIDAAYAGTTLEDQHLDVFCEVMVGEGDGAVIAALLSPPSADELTTRYTELDPLRLSQAVDQTEAALARVLGDALATQTQNLMEHVATYAFEPAAAARRSLRARLLRLWCLRGDQQAWQQAEQLYDNSDNLTDRLAALQALNQTDAAQRDILLERFYQTYKNDKLVLDRWFALQAARAGQAGLDSVRTLLAHADFDQGNPNRVRALIGTFGMLNLSALHAQGGQGVALLAEQILVYDKLNPQLAARLITPFAGLNGLAEERAAAVRKALQEIVAQASSPDVLEQAQRILGH, encoded by the coding sequence ATGAAACAACGCCAATACCTCAAAGACTACCGTCCCAGCGACTGGCAGATACCGCACATCCAGATGCATTTTGATGTGCAGGATGCGCATGTACTGGTCCACACGCGGATGGAGCTTGTCGCGGTCGGCGATGGCACACAGACCCTGGAGCTGGATGGCCGTCAAATGGCTCTGGTGGAAATTCGCATCGACGGCGAAGCGCTGAGCCCCGAGGCCTACCAGTGCGACGACGCCTCACTGACGATCAAGGCGCCCGGCGCGCGTTTCGTGCTGGAAAGCACGGTTAAGCTCGATCCGTTTAACAACACCAGCCTGGAAGGTCTTTACGCCGCGGGCGGCATACTTTGCACCCAGTGCGAATCACACGGCTTTTCACGCATCACCTATGCGCTCGACCGCCCCGACGTCATGTCGGTGTTCAATGTAACTATCGAAGCCGACAAAGGTCGGTACCCGATACTGCTGGCCAATGGCGAGCGTAACGCCCAGCAGGAACTGCCCGATGGGCGTCATCGTGTCAGCTGGTCAGACCCGCATCCCAAACCCTGTTACCTGTTTGCCGTGGTTGCCGGCGACATGGCCTGCAAGACGCGCCCCTATATCACCAGTGAAGGGCGCGAAGTCGATATCGCGTTTTATTGCGATCACGGCATTGAGGAGCGCATGGATCACGCCATCGATTCGCTGGTTCGCTCAATGCAGTGGGACGAACAACGCTATGGCCTGGCTTATGACCTCAACACCTATTCAGTGGTGGTCGCCGGCGCCTTCAACATGGGGGCCATGGAGAACAAAGGGCTCAATATCTTTAACCCCAAGTACGTGCTGGCCAGCCCGGAAACCGCCACCGACGCCGATTTCGCCGCGGTGGAAGCGGTTATAGGTCACGAGTACTTTCACAACTGGACGGGCAACCGCGTCACCTGCCGCGACTGGTTTCAGCTCAGCCTCAAAGAAGGCCTGACCGTGTTCCGCGATCAGCAGTTTTCGGCAGATTGCGGTGCAGGTCCGGCGCAGCGCATTGAACAGGTCAAGTTCCTGCGCGCGCGTCAGTTCGCCGAAGATGCCGGCCCATTGGCGCATCCGGTGCGTCCTGAATCCTATGTAGAGATGAACAATTTCTACACTGTCACGGTTTATGAGAAAGGCGCCGAACTGGTCCGCCTGCTGCATGCCCTGGAAGGTGAAAGTGGTTTCCGTCGTGGCATGGATCTGTATTTCGAACGCCACGACGGCCAGGCTGTCACCATTGAAGACTTCCTCGCGGCTCATGGCGATGCCAACCAGCTCGACATCAGCGGCCTTCAGCGCTGGTACGGTCAGGCCGGCACTCCGCAGGTCAAAATCACGGAAAGTTGGGACAACGGTCACTACACGCTGGATTGTGAGCAATCGATTCCCAGCAATCCGAGTGCCGACGCAGTCCTCATCCCCATCCGCGTAAGTCTGCTCGACAGCCGCGGCCAGGCCATGATCGACGGCCAGGTCTTGCGCTTCGATCAGCCGCAGCAAGGTTTTAGCTTCGACCTGCCAGAACGCCCAGTGCCGGTGCTGTTCGAAGCTTTGTCGGCGCCCGTAACCTGGGATTACGCTTACAGCCAGGATCAGCTCAAGCACATCGTGCGTCATGCTCAAGACCCATTTTCGCGTTGGGAAGCAGCACAACGCCTGTACTTGATCATGATCGATGCGGCCTACGCCGGAACCACGCTTGAAGACCAGCACCTCGACGTGTTTTGCGAAGTGATGGTGGGCGAGGGCGATGGCGCGGTGATCGCAGCGTTGCTCAGCCCACCATCAGCCGATGAGCTCACCACGCGCTACACCGAACTTGACCCGCTGCGCCTGAGCCAGGCCGTGGATCAGACCGAAGCAGCCCTGGCACGAGTGCTAGGCGATGCATTGGCAACACAGACCCAGAACTTGATGGAGCACGTAGCGACGTATGCCTTCGAACCGGCCGCCGCCGCACGCCGTAGCCTGCGGGCTCGCCTGCTGCGGTTGTGGTGTTTGCGCGGTGACCAGCAGGCCTGGCAGCAGGCTGAGCAGCTGTACGACAACAGCGACAATCTGACCGATCGCTTGGCGGCCTTGCAAGCGCTCAACCAGACTGACGCTGCACAACGCGACATCCTGCTTGAACGCTTTTACCAAACCTACAAAAACGACAAGCTGGTGCTTGACCGCTGGTTTGCGTTGCAAGCTGCCCGCGCCGGCCAGGCTGGCCTTGATTCGGTGCGCACCTTGCTTGCGCATGCCGATTTCGATCAAGGCAACCCTAACCGCGTTCGCGCGTTGATCGGCACCTTTGGCATGCTCAACCTTTCAGCCCTCCATGCACAAGGCGGGCAGGGCGTTGCCCTGTTGGCCGAGCAAATTCTGGTTTACGACAAGCTCAATCCACAGCTCGCAGCACGCTTGATCACGCCGTTTGCCGGCCTCAATGGCCTTGCTGAAGAGCGCGCCGCAGCAGTGCGTAAAGCGCTGCAAGAGATCGTCGCACAGGCGTCATCGCCGGATGTTCTGGAACAAGCACAACGCATTCTGGGGCACTGA
- the phoB gene encoding phosphate regulon transcriptional regulator PhoB: MRGKTILVVEDEKPIRDLLRFSLEREGFQVDAAEDAAAARLALAEHRPDLVLIDWMMPVTSGLEFARELKAAATFADIPLIMLTARGEEGDKVKGLNTGCDDYVTKPFSTAELVARISAVLRRTVPGGSDERIEFGGIEINVAAQRVEANGQSINLGPTEYRLLHFFTSHPERVYSREQLLDRIWGQNVYIEERTVDVHIRRLRKALAPAGKDNLIQTVRGTGYRFSATPS, from the coding sequence ATGCGCGGCAAGACCATCCTGGTTGTTGAGGATGAGAAGCCGATCCGAGATTTGCTGCGATTTTCCCTTGAACGTGAGGGATTTCAGGTTGACGCTGCAGAAGACGCGGCGGCCGCGCGGCTGGCGTTGGCAGAGCACCGCCCAGATCTCGTCCTGATCGACTGGATGATGCCAGTCACCAGCGGCCTTGAATTCGCCCGCGAACTCAAGGCTGCCGCAACCTTTGCCGATATTCCACTCATCATGCTCACCGCGCGTGGCGAAGAAGGCGACAAGGTCAAAGGCTTGAACACCGGTTGTGACGACTATGTGACAAAGCCCTTTTCGACCGCAGAGCTGGTCGCCCGCATCAGCGCTGTGTTGCGCCGTACCGTTCCCGGCGGCAGCGATGAACGGATTGAATTTGGTGGCATCGAGATCAATGTGGCGGCCCAACGTGTAGAGGCCAATGGTCAATCCATCAACCTGGGCCCCACCGAGTATCGTTTGCTGCACTTTTTCACCAGCCACCCGGAACGGGTGTACAGCCGTGAACAGCTTCTTGACCGCATCTGGGGCCAGAATGTCTACATCGAAGAACGCACCGTAGATGTTCACATCCGGCGCTTGCGCAAGGCTCTGGCTCCGGCGGGCAAAGACAACCTGATCCAGACTGTGCGCGGCACCGGCTACCGCTTCTCGGCCACGCCGAGCTGA
- the phoR gene encoding phosphate regulon sensor histidine kinase PhoR, producing MNRALQAELLRLFGYASLGALLAVPFQAPMVGLCLGLLGFIWHHLWHAAALVRWLNAPKKHELPDGVGIWREIYTGSYERWKQGKKRKRQLRAIVSEFRASTAALPDAAVVLDADGCISWFNEAATNLLDLEGKRDRGIRISHLIRHPEFANYLKADDSEKAGIEIAAPAESGRMLWIRVIAYGQGQKLLIARDVTKMKQLEQSRRDFVANASHELRTPLTVLRGYLDMMAQEAESDEIAAQAGEKDTTDGLAPWHAPLQEMRRQASRMQKIIADLLKLANLEASGRHASDELIDIPALIGASLEEAMVLSDGQHEFIAHVDESLNLRGNQAELHSVISNLLSNALRYTPPQGKIEIFWENRSNGALLRVCDTGIGISPTDLPRLTERFYRADTARSRETGGTGLGLAIVKHALERHEGQLKIRSQLGQGSEFTCHFPRTRSVTRDALAKAG from the coding sequence ATGAACAGAGCACTCCAGGCTGAGCTTTTGCGGCTGTTTGGCTACGCCAGCCTGGGTGCATTGCTGGCCGTACCTTTCCAAGCGCCAATGGTCGGCCTGTGCCTGGGGCTGCTGGGTTTTATCTGGCACCACCTGTGGCATGCCGCAGCGCTGGTTCGCTGGCTCAACGCGCCGAAGAAGCACGAGCTTCCAGATGGCGTGGGCATCTGGCGTGAGATTTACACCGGCTCCTACGAGCGCTGGAAACAAGGCAAGAAACGCAAACGCCAGCTGCGCGCCATCGTATCCGAATTTCGTGCTTCAACCGCGGCCTTGCCTGACGCCGCCGTGGTGCTGGATGCCGATGGTTGCATAAGCTGGTTCAACGAAGCCGCGACCAATTTGCTCGATCTGGAAGGCAAGCGTGACCGTGGCATACGCATCAGCCATCTGATCCGTCATCCCGAGTTTGCCAACTACCTTAAGGCGGACGACAGCGAAAAGGCGGGCATTGAGATTGCCGCCCCCGCTGAATCCGGCCGCATGCTGTGGATTCGCGTCATTGCCTACGGACAGGGACAGAAGCTGTTGATTGCCCGGGATGTCACAAAAATGAAACAACTCGAACAGAGCCGCCGCGACTTTGTCGCCAACGCCTCCCACGAGCTGCGCACCCCGCTGACCGTCCTGCGTGGATACCTGGACATGATGGCTCAAGAGGCCGAATCAGACGAGATCGCTGCACAGGCCGGCGAGAAGGACACCACCGATGGACTTGCGCCCTGGCATGCGCCGCTGCAGGAAATGCGCAGACAGGCCAGTCGCATGCAGAAAATCATTGCCGACCTGCTCAAGCTCGCCAACCTTGAAGCCAGCGGGCGCCACGCCAGCGATGAACTGATTGATATCCCGGCCTTGATTGGCGCATCGCTGGAAGAAGCCATGGTGTTGTCGGATGGCCAGCATGAATTCATCGCCCACGTTGATGAATCTCTCAACCTGAGAGGCAATCAGGCAGAGCTGCACAGCGTGATCTCCAACTTGCTGAGCAACGCACTGCGCTACACACCGCCCCAGGGCAAGATCGAAATCTTCTGGGAAAACCGCAGCAACGGCGCATTGTTACGTGTTTGTGACACGGGCATCGGTATCTCTCCCACCGATCTGCCGCGGCTGACCGAGCGTTTCTACCGCGCGGACACCGCACGCTCGCGTGAAACAGGCGGCACTGGGCTTGGCCTGGCCATTGTTAAACATGCACTTGAGCGCCATGAAGGCCAGCTCAAGATCCGCAGCCAGCTCGGCCAGGGCAGCGAATTCACCTGCCATTTTCCGCGCACGCGCAGTGTCACACGGGACGCGCTCGCCAAAGCCGGCTAG
- a CDS encoding PstS family phosphate ABC transporter substrate-binding protein, whose amino-acid sequence MKLISVISAATLGLGLATSSLANGVDPALPAYAKASGVSGNISSVGSDTLANLMTLWTEEFKRIYPNVNIQVQAAGSSTAPPALTEGTANFGPMSRMMKSGEVEAFEKKFGYAPTPIGVAIDALAVYVNKDNPIKSLSIPQVDAIFSSTRKCGALNDVQRWGDLGMSGDWSSRPLQLYGRNSVSGTYGYFKKVGLCKGDFKNNVNEQPGSASVVQSISTGLNAIGYSGVGYRTSGVRALPLAKKEGDKAYEPTPDNAVSGKYPLSRLLYVYVNKHPNKPMAPLEREFVKLVMSKQGQEVVVKDGYVPLPKKLADIQLKKLK is encoded by the coding sequence ATGAAGCTCATTTCTGTGATCTCCGCCGCGACGCTCGGTCTGGGTCTCGCCACCTCTTCACTGGCCAATGGGGTTGACCCGGCGCTGCCAGCCTATGCCAAAGCCTCTGGCGTGTCCGGCAACATTTCCAGTGTTGGCTCGGACACGCTGGCCAATCTGATGACCTTGTGGACCGAAGAGTTCAAGCGCATCTACCCGAATGTGAACATTCAGGTGCAGGCTGCCGGCTCCTCCACGGCACCGCCGGCGCTGACCGAAGGCACCGCCAACTTTGGCCCCATGAGCCGCATGATGAAAAGCGGTGAAGTTGAAGCCTTTGAAAAGAAATTCGGCTATGCCCCAACGCCCATCGGTGTCGCCATCGATGCACTGGCCGTCTACGTCAACAAAGACAACCCGATCAAATCGCTGAGCATCCCGCAGGTGGACGCCATTTTCTCCTCAACCCGCAAATGCGGCGCGCTGAACGATGTGCAGCGCTGGGGTGACCTGGGCATGTCAGGTGATTGGAGCAGCCGCCCGTTGCAGCTGTATGGCCGCAATTCGGTATCGGGCACCTATGGCTACTTCAAGAAAGTCGGCCTGTGCAAAGGCGACTTCAAGAACAACGTGAATGAACAGCCTGGTTCGGCGTCGGTCGTGCAGTCCATCAGCACCGGCCTAAACGCCATCGGCTATTCCGGCGTTGGCTACCGCACCTCCGGTGTGCGCGCGCTGCCGCTGGCCAAGAAAGAAGGCGACAAGGCCTATGAGCCGACCCCGGACAACGCGGTATCCGGCAAATATCCGTTGTCGCGCCTGCTCTATGTCTACGTGAACAAGCACCCCAACAAACCGATGGCCCCGCTGGAGCGCGAGTTCGTCAAGCTGGTCATGTCCAAGCAGGGCCAGGAAGTGGTGGTAAAAGACGGCTACGTTCCGCTGCCCAAGAAGCTTGCTGACATCCAACTCAAAAAACTGAAATAA
- a CDS encoding porin has product MKTKATLALASLIAAPAYANVEMPHIYGRADVSINSTEEAGSDSAIQTNSNASRLGFHNTHALTDSLDVFYRLEYEVNFDERLRSEDRDMLRQRNSIVGLKGTWGSVFVGVHDTPFKKAELKVDQFSDYHLADIDEVIGGQDRISDTINYMSPKFGNLQFWAMLIPGDDEATAPGTDSGGGADGSQGDGLADAVSASVTYKHDKFQLAFAINSEIDARDSFRLSGQTKLGMFQLGALIQQSENSDGSGTDGVAYVLSGAMNITSQTKLKLQWASADEDSVEASPGSDLLVAGVDHKLAKTTKVYAYYSDRSNDVEAEEFSTIGVGIQHNFGQAK; this is encoded by the coding sequence ATGAAAACAAAAGCCACTCTGGCCTTGGCCAGCCTGATCGCCGCACCGGCTTACGCCAATGTTGAAATGCCGCACATCTATGGGCGCGCCGACGTATCCATCAACAGCACCGAAGAAGCCGGCTCGGACAGCGCGATCCAGACCAACAGCAATGCATCGCGACTGGGTTTTCACAACACCCATGCGCTGACCGACAGCCTGGACGTGTTCTACCGTCTGGAATATGAAGTCAACTTCGACGAGCGTCTGCGCTCCGAAGATCGCGACATGCTGCGTCAGCGCAACAGCATTGTGGGCTTGAAAGGGACCTGGGGTAGCGTGTTCGTCGGGGTTCACGATACGCCGTTCAAGAAGGCCGAACTGAAAGTCGACCAGTTCAGCGACTATCACCTGGCCGATATCGATGAAGTCATCGGTGGCCAGGACCGCATCTCTGACACCATCAACTACATGTCGCCGAAATTCGGCAACCTGCAGTTCTGGGCGATGCTGATTCCCGGTGACGATGAAGCCACCGCGCCCGGCACCGACTCCGGTGGCGGTGCTGATGGATCGCAGGGTGATGGTCTGGCCGACGCCGTATCGGCTTCGGTGACCTACAAGCACGACAAATTCCAGCTCGCTTTTGCGATCAACAGCGAAATCGATGCGCGTGACAGCTTCCGCCTGAGCGGTCAGACCAAGCTGGGCATGTTTCAGCTTGGCGCGCTGATCCAGCAGTCCGAGAATTCAGATGGCAGCGGCACCGACGGTGTTGCCTACGTGCTCAGCGGCGCCATGAACATCACCAGCCAGACCAAACTGAAACTGCAGTGGGCCAGTGCTGATGAAGATTCGGTGGAAGCGTCACCGGGCTCAGATCTGCTGGTCGCAGGGGTTGATCACAAGCTGGCCAAAACCACCAAGGTCTATGCCTACTACAGCGATCGCTCCAATGACGTCGAGGCGGAAGAATTTTCCACCATTGGCGTTGGTATTCAGCACAACTTCGGTCAGGCGAAGTAA